GATCGCGGTGGAGACCACGACCGCGGTCGGCCCGCCGGGAACCTGGTCGAGGTGCCACGCCTCGTGCCCGAGGCCGATGTGCGCCCCCTGCGCTTTCAGCGCGAGCACGGTGCGCGAGTCCTTGGCGTCGGAGCCGGACACCTGCGCGCCCCTGGCCAGCAGGATGCGGGCGATCCCGCTCATCCCGGCGCCGCCGATGCCGACCAGGTGCGTCCTGGCCAGTCTCAGGTCGAGATCGGTCACTGTTCGTTCAGCCCTTCATGACGCCGAGGACGACGCGGGCCAGCGCTTCGTCGGCCTCGCGGTGACCGCTGCCCTGCGCGGCCGCGCCCATCTTCGCGATGCGCTCGGCGTCGCGCAGCAGCGGGATCACGGTGTCGATGACCGACCGCGGCGTCAGGTCGGCGTCGTTGATCATCAGCGCGCCGCCCGCGTCCACGATCGGCTGACCGTTGAGCGCCTGCTCGCCGTTGCCGTGCGGCAGCGGCACGAACACCGCCGGCAACCCGACCGCGGAGACCTCGGCGACGGTCATCGCGCCGGAGCGGCAGAGCACCACGTCGGCGGCGGCGTAGGCCAGGTCCATCCGCTCCAGGTACGGCACCGGCTGGTAGATCGGCGCGCCGGGCACGCCCTGCACGGCGAGGGAGTTCTTCGGGCCGTGCGCGTGCAGCACGCCGATCCCGGCCTGGCCGAGCGCGACGGCCGCACCGGAGACGGCGTTGTTCAGCGACTGCGCGCCCTGCGAGCCGCCCACCACCAGCAGCGTCGGCGCGGTCGGGTGCAGGCCGAAGTGGCGGCGGGCCTCCGCTCGCAGCGACATCCGGTCCAGCGAGGTGATCGAGCGGCGCAGCGGGATGCCGAGCACCTTCGCGTCCGGCAGGCCGCTGCCGGGCACCGCGGCGGCGACGGCGGCGGCGAACTTCGCGCCGACCTTGTTCGCCAGGCCCGCACGGGCGTTGGCCTCGTGCACCACGATCGGCACCCGGCCGCGCGCGGCGAGGTAGGCGGGCAGGGCGACGTAGCCGCCGAAGCCCACCACGACGCTGGCCCGGTGCCGCTCGAAGATCTCCCTGGTCTGCTTGATCGCCCCGCGCACCTTCAGCGGCAGCTTGAGCAGGTCGGGGCTGGGCTTGCGCGGCAGCGGCACCGGCGGGATCAGCTCCAGCTGGTAGCCACGGGCGGGAACGATCTTCGTCTCCAGGCCGCGCGCGGTGCCGAGCGCGACCACCCGCGCGTCCGGGCGAAGCCTGCGCACCGCGTCGGCCAGCGCCAGCGCGGGCTCGATGTGTCCGGCGGTTCCGCCGCCTGCCACGACCACGCACGGGCTCGTGGTGCTGATGGAGCCGTCCTGCCCGTTCACTAGTGGTGCTCTCCTGTCTGTCGCCGCCGACCCGGTGCGGTCAGCGGTAGTCCTGCGCCTGCCGCCAGTTCCCGCGCCGCCTGGCGTCCGCGGCCGCGGGGTTGCGCCGCGTCCTGCGGCGGTCGTCGAGCTGGTGCGTCGCGCTGCCGCGGTGCACCGCCGGTCTGCCCGCGGGCTTCGGCGGGACAGCCGCCCTCGCGGTCCTGCGGCGGGCCGGGGGCCGGTACGGCTCCGGTGCGGGCAGCCGCAGGAGGCGGCCCACTCTGCCAGGTCCCAGCGAACGCAGTGCGGCCACCGCCTCCGGTTCGTGCCGGGCGAAGTTCGCCAGCAGGCCGAAGACCACCATCGTCATCACCTGCGAGGTGCCACCGGAGGAGATCAGCGGCAGCTGCAGGCCGGTGACCGGCAGCAGGCCGACCACATAGCCCATGTTGATCGCGGCCTGGGCGACCAGCCACACCGTGAAGGTCGCCGACACCAGGCGGATCCACGGGTCGGTGTTGCGCATGGCGATGCGCAGCCCGGAGTAGGCCAGCAGGCCGAACAGCGTCAGCACGAGCAGACAGCCGACCAGCCCCAGCTCCTCGCCGATCACCGCGAAGATGAAGTCGTTGTGCACGTTGGGCAGGTACCGCCACTTGGCGCTGCCCTGGCCCAGCCCGACCCCGAACAGCCCGCCGTCGGCGAGGGCGTAGAGCGCCTGGGAGGCCTGGTAGACCGAGTCGCCCGAGGCGTTCTCCGGGTCGAAGAACGAGGTCAGCCGGTCCAGCCGGTAGCCGGCGGTCACCGCGAGCACGCCGAAGCCGGTCGCGGCGCCGAGCGCGAGCACGCCGAACAGCCGCATCGGCGCCCCGGCGAACCACAGCAGCGCCAGCACGATGATGATCAGCGTGACCGTGCTGCCCAGGTCCGGCTGGAGCATCAGCAGCGCGAACATCAGCAGCGCGGCGGGCATCACCGGGACCAGGATGTGCCGCCACTGGTGCAGCAGCGCGCGCTTGGTCGCCAGGACGTGCCCACCCCACAGCGCGAGCGCGATCTTGGCGGGCTCCACCGGCTGGAAGGACACCGGCCCGATCTTGAACCAGCTCTGCGCGCCGTTGAGCTTCGCGCCGACCCCCGGCAGCAGCACCATCACCAGCAGCAGCACGCTGATCCCCATGAACACCAGGGTCATCCGCCGGATCACCCGCAGCGGCATCCGCAGGATCAGCCAGAACAGCACGAGCCCGACCACGGTGTAGGCCAACTGCTTGACGAACACCGAGTAGGAGGAGCCCTCCTTGGAGTAGGACTCCACGCTGGACGCGGACAGCACCATGATCAGGCCGAGCACGGTGAGCAGGCCGAAAACGGCGAGGATCAGGTGGAAGGAAGCCAGCGGGCGGCTCAGCCACGCGGTGAGCGCGCTGCGCATCGACGAGGCCCGCCCCTGACGCTCGCGCCGGATCGAGCGGGGCTTCTTCGCCGTCGCCGTCGCGTTCGCTGTGCTTTCCTCGGTGCTTCGCGGCATCGCGTCGCTCACCCTGCCCGGTCGGTCAGTTCCTTGACGGCCTCGGCGAACACCCGTCCGCGGTGCGGGTAGTCCTCGAACATGTCCATGGACGCGGCCGCGGGCGCCAGCAGGACGACGTCACCCGGTCGAGCCATTGCGCGCGCCGCGCGCACCACCTCGGTCATGGCCCCATGGTCCCCCGCCGTCACCTCGTGCACGGGAACCTCGGGTGCGTGTCGCGCGAGCGCGTCCGCGATCACCGCGCGGTCGGCGCCCAGCAGCACCACTCCGGCGAGCCGATCGGCCGCCCCGGCGACGAGGTCGTCGACCACCGCGCCCTTGAGCAGCCCGCCCGCGATCCAGACCACCCGGTCGTGGGTGGCCAGGGAGGCGGCCGCCGCGTGCGGGTTGGTGGCCTTGGAGTCGTCGATCCAGCGGACGCCCTCGTGCTCGGCGACGAGCACCGAGCGGTGCGGGTTCGGGGTGAAGTCGCGCAGGCCCTTGCCGACCGCCTCCGCGGGCACGCCGTGCGCCCTGGCCAGCGCGGCCGCGGCGAGGGCGTTGGCCACGTTGTACGGACCGGGCGGGTTCACGTCGGCGACGTCCGCCAGGACGGTTCCGTCCCCGAAAGCACGGTCCACCAGGGCATCCCCGCGCACACCGAGCTGTCCCGGGCCGGGCTCGCCGAGGGTGAAGCCGACCCTGCGGTCCTTGCCCTCGCTCAGCTTCGTCGACCACGCGTCGTCGGCGTTGTAGATCGCGACGCCGCTGCCCGCGTGGATCCGGCCCTTCGCGGCCGCGTACTCCTCGATCGAGCCGTGCCAGTCGAGGTGGTCCTCGGCGACGTTGACGACTGCGGAGGCGTTCATCCGCAGCGAGGACGACCAGTGCAGCTGGAAGCTGGACAGCTCGACGGCGAGCACGTCGTAGCCCCCGCGGACCGCGGCGACGACCGGCAGGCCGACGTTGCCGCAGGCCACCGCGTTCACCCCGGCGGCACGCAGGATCGAGGTCAGCATGGTGACCGTGGTGGTCTTGCCGTTGGTCCCGGTGACCGCGAGCCACGCGGGCGGGTTCGGCCGTCGCTGGGCCAGCCGCCACGCGAACTCGACCTCGCCGATCACCTCGATGCCCCGCTCGGCCGCGGCGACCAGCAACGGGGACGTGGGCCGCCAGCCGGGGCTGGTCACCACGAGGTCGGTGCCCTCGGGCGGCGCGGTGAGCCCGACCGCGGTGCCGATCCCCGCGTCCAGCCCGCCGAAGCGCTCCGGGGCGGAGTCGGTGACCGTGACCGCGGCGCCCTCGGCGAGCAGCGCGGCCGCCGCCGACCGGCCGGAGATCCCGGCCCCGGCGACCAGGACCGACTTCCCCGCGTAGCTGATGCTCGATCCCGCAAGCGGATCTTCGGCAATGCCGTCCACAGTCGACATAACGGTCTCAGCCTCCGGTGAACGAGAGCCAGTCGTTGTAGAACACGCCGAGCCCGAGCAGGCAGCAGATCCCGGCCATCAGCCAGAACCTGATGATCACCGTGGTCTCCGCCCAGCCGGCCAGCTCGAAGTGGTGGTGGAACGGGGCCATCCGGAACAGCCGCCGCTTGGTGGTGCGGAAGATCGCGATCTGCAGCACCACCGACATCGCCTCGATGACGAACAGGCCACCGATGATGATCATCAGCAGCTCGGTGCGGGTGCTGATCGCCAGGCCCGCCACCAGGCCGCCGAGGGCCAGCGAACCGGTGTCGCCCATGAAGATCTTGGCGGGGGCGGCGTTCCACCACAGGAAGCCGACGCAGCCGGCCATCGCGGCGGCCGCGATCACGGCCAGGTCCAGCGGGTCGCGCACCCAGTAGCAGCCCGGGTCGAGCTTGACCGAGCAGTCGGAGCGGAACTGCCAGAAGGAGATGACGACGTAGGTGCCGAGCACCATCGCCGAGGAGCCCGCGGCGAGCCCGTCCAGGCCGTCGGTGAAGTTCACCGCGTTCGACCACGCGCTGACCAGCAGGTAGCAGAAGACGACGAACCCGACGGTGCCGAAGGAGACGATGGCGATGTCACGCGTGAAGGACAGGTGCACCGAGGCGGGCGTGAGCCCGGTCCTGGCCTCGCGGAACTGCAGCGCCAGCAGGGCGAAGGCGATGGTGACGACGAACTGGCCGACCAGCTTGGCCGTCTTGTTCAGGCCGAGGTTGCGCTGCTTGCGGATCTTGATGAAGTCGTCGAGGAAGCCCACCAGCGACAGGCCCGTGGTCAACAGCATCACCACGAGGCCGGACGCGGTCGGGCCGGATTCCGGCTTGGGGTTGGTGAGCTGGACGAACAGGTGGCTGCCGCCGTAGCCGGCCCAGATGGCGACGATGATCGCCACACCGCCCATGGTGGGCGTGCCGCGCTTGGTCTTGTGGTGCTGCGGGCCCTCCTCGCGGATCTCCTGGCCGAAGCCCTGCCGCGAGAAGACCTTGATCAGGTACGGGGTGAGCAGGATCGAGACGACGAGCGCGATGCCCGCCGCGATGAGGATGTTCCTCACTTGCCAGCCCCCTCAAGCAGCGCGTCCGCGACCCGCCACAACCCGGCGACCTTGGATGCCTTGACCAGCACCACGTCCCCTGGACGAACCTGATCACGCAGCAACGCGATGGCCGCGTCGACGTCCGGCACGAGAACGGACTCCTCTCCCCACGAGCCTTCCAGGTAGGCGCCCTGATGCATCGGGGCCGCCTCCTCTCCGACGACGACGAGCCGGCTGATGTCCAGCCGCACGGCGTACCGGCCGATCCCGTCGTGGGCGGCGATGTGATCGTCACCGAGCTCGCCCATCACTCCGAGGACGGCCCAGCCGCGCCGGGGTTGCTCCCCGTGCGTCATCGCGGCGAGAGTCTTCAGCGCGGCGCGCACCGATTCCGGGTTGGCGTTGTAGGAGTCGTTGACCACCGTGACACCGTCGGCGCGGGTGGTGACCTCCATGCGGCGCTGGGAAACCCGCTGCGCGCCGGAGAGCCGCTGAGCGACTTCCTCAACGCTCGCACCGAGTTCGAGCGCGACGGCCGCGGCGCTGAGCGCGTTGCCGACGTGGTGCTCCCCGTGCAGCCCGAGCGCCACCTGCGCACTGCCCTTCGGTGTCACCAAGAGGAATCGCGCCCGTGCCTGCTCGTCCAGCTCGACGTCCTCAGCGCGCACGTCGGCCTTCGGCGACTGTCCAACCAGGACGACCTTCGCCTTGGTGCGCTCGGCCATCGCGGCCACCAGGGGGTCGTCGGCGTTGAGCACCGCGACGCCCTCGGCGGGCAGCGCCTCGACCAGTTCACCCTTGGTGCGCGCGATGTCCTCCCGCGAACCGAACTCGCCGAGGTGCGCGCTGCCGACGTTGAGCACAACGCCGATCCGCGGCGGGGCGACCCGGCAGAGCTGGGCGATGTGCCCGACTCCGCGCGCGGACAGCTCCAGCACCAGGAAGCGGGTGTCCGGGTCGGAGCGCAGCGCCGTCCACGGGTGGCCCAGCTCGTTGTTGAACGACCCCGGCGGAGCGACGGTCGGGCCCATCGGGCGGAGCACCTGCGCGATGAGGTCCTTCGTCGAGGTCTTGCCGGAGGAGCCGGTCACCCCGACCACGTTCAGGTCCGCGTCCGCGGCCAGCCGGTCCACCACGTGGCGGGCGAGCGCGGCCAGCGCCGCGAGCACCGCGGCCCCGGACCCGTCGGTGTCCCCGGTGAGGGCGACGGAGCCGTGGTGGGCCTCGCTCACCGGCGGCACGATCACCGCGGGCGCGTCGACCTCACGGGCGGCGAGCACCCCGGCCGCGCCGTCCGCGACCGCCTTCGCGGCGAAGTCGTGCCCGTCGACCTTCTCCCCGGGCAGCGCCACGAACAGGCCGCCCTCGGTGAGCTGACGGGAGTCGAACTCGACGGAGCCGGTCACCACCGGGCTGCCGTCGGTGTTGTGCAGCCGGCCGCCGACCGCGGAAGCGATCTCGGCCAAACTGAGCGGGATCACGCGTGGTCCTTCCCGATGATGCCGAAGCGCTCGTCGATGGCGTCGGCGAGAACGTGCCGGTCGTCGAAGGGGTGCACGACGCCGGCGATCTCCTGTCCGGTCTCGTGCCCCTTGCCCGCGACCACGACCACGTCGCCGGGCCGGGCACGGCGCACTGCCTCCTGGATGGCGGCGCGGCGGTCACCGATCTCGACCACCTCGCCGCGCTGGTCCTCGGGCACGGCGAGCGCGCCCTCCACCATGGCCGCGCGGATCGCGGCAGGCTCCTCGCCGCGCGGG
The window above is part of the Allokutzneria albata genome. Proteins encoded here:
- the ftsW gene encoding putative lipid II flippase FtsW, whose amino-acid sequence is MPRSTEESTANATATAKKPRSIRRERQGRASSMRSALTAWLSRPLASFHLILAVFGLLTVLGLIMVLSASSVESYSKEGSSYSVFVKQLAYTVVGLVLFWLILRMPLRVIRRMTLVFMGISVLLLVMVLLPGVGAKLNGAQSWFKIGPVSFQPVEPAKIALALWGGHVLATKRALLHQWRHILVPVMPAALLMFALLMLQPDLGSTVTLIIIVLALLWFAGAPMRLFGVLALGAATGFGVLAVTAGYRLDRLTSFFDPENASGDSVYQASQALYALADGGLFGVGLGQGSAKWRYLPNVHNDFIFAVIGEELGLVGCLLVLTLFGLLAYSGLRIAMRNTDPWIRLVSATFTVWLVAQAAINMGYVVGLLPVTGLQLPLISSGGTSQVMTMVVFGLLANFARHEPEAVAALRSLGPGRVGRLLRLPAPEPYRPPARRRTARAAVPPKPAGRPAVHRGSATHQLDDRRRTRRNPAAADARRRGNWRQAQDYR
- the murG gene encoding undecaprenyldiphospho-muramoylpentapeptide beta-N-acetylglucosaminyltransferase translates to MNGQDGSISTTSPCVVVAGGGTAGHIEPALALADAVRRLRPDARVVALGTARGLETKIVPARGYQLELIPPVPLPRKPSPDLLKLPLKVRGAIKQTREIFERHRASVVVGFGGYVALPAYLAARGRVPIVVHEANARAGLANKVGAKFAAAVAAAVPGSGLPDAKVLGIPLRRSITSLDRMSLRAEARRHFGLHPTAPTLLVVGGSQGAQSLNNAVSGAAVALGQAGIGVLHAHGPKNSLAVQGVPGAPIYQPVPYLERMDLAYAAADVVLCRSGAMTVAEVSAVGLPAVFVPLPHGNGEQALNGQPIVDAGGALMINDADLTPRSVIDTVIPLLRDAERIAKMGAAAQGSGHREADEALARVVLGVMKG
- the murD gene encoding UDP-N-acetylmuramoyl-L-alanine--D-glutamate ligase, which codes for MSTVDGIAEDPLAGSSISYAGKSVLVAGAGISGRSAAAALLAEGAAVTVTDSAPERFGGLDAGIGTAVGLTAPPEGTDLVVTSPGWRPTSPLLVAAAERGIEVIGEVEFAWRLAQRRPNPPAWLAVTGTNGKTTTVTMLTSILRAAGVNAVACGNVGLPVVAAVRGGYDVLAVELSSFQLHWSSSLRMNASAVVNVAEDHLDWHGSIEEYAAAKGRIHAGSGVAIYNADDAWSTKLSEGKDRRVGFTLGEPGPGQLGVRGDALVDRAFGDGTVLADVADVNPPGPYNVANALAAAALARAHGVPAEAVGKGLRDFTPNPHRSVLVAEHEGVRWIDDSKATNPHAAAASLATHDRVVWIAGGLLKGAVVDDLVAGAADRLAGVVLLGADRAVIADALARHAPEVPVHEVTAGDHGAMTEVVRAARAMARPGDVVLLAPAAASMDMFEDYPHRGRVFAEAVKELTDRAG
- a CDS encoding UDP-N-acetylmuramoyl-tripeptide--D-alanyl-D-alanine ligase, which translates into the protein MIPLSLAEIASAVGGRLHNTDGSPVVTGSVEFDSRQLTEGGLFVALPGEKVDGHDFAAKAVADGAAGVLAAREVDAPAVIVPPVSEAHHGSVALTGDTDGSGAAVLAALAALARHVVDRLAADADLNVVGVTGSSGKTSTKDLIAQVLRPMGPTVAPPGSFNNELGHPWTALRSDPDTRFLVLELSARGVGHIAQLCRVAPPRIGVVLNVGSAHLGEFGSREDIARTKGELVEALPAEGVAVLNADDPLVAAMAERTKAKVVLVGQSPKADVRAEDVELDEQARARFLLVTPKGSAQVALGLHGEHHVGNALSAAAVALELGASVEEVAQRLSGAQRVSQRRMEVTTRADGVTVVNDSYNANPESVRAALKTLAAMTHGEQPRRGWAVLGVMGELGDDHIAAHDGIGRYAVRLDISRLVVVGEEAAPMHQGAYLEGSWGEESVLVPDVDAAIALLRDQVRPGDVVLVKASKVAGLWRVADALLEGAGK
- the mraY gene encoding phospho-N-acetylmuramoyl-pentapeptide-transferase: MRNILIAAGIALVVSILLTPYLIKVFSRQGFGQEIREEGPQHHKTKRGTPTMGGVAIIVAIWAGYGGSHLFVQLTNPKPESGPTASGLVVMLLTTGLSLVGFLDDFIKIRKQRNLGLNKTAKLVGQFVVTIAFALLALQFREARTGLTPASVHLSFTRDIAIVSFGTVGFVVFCYLLVSAWSNAVNFTDGLDGLAAGSSAMVLGTYVVISFWQFRSDCSVKLDPGCYWVRDPLDLAVIAAAAMAGCVGFLWWNAAPAKIFMGDTGSLALGGLVAGLAISTRTELLMIIIGGLFVIEAMSVVLQIAIFRTTKRRLFRMAPFHHHFELAGWAETTVIIRFWLMAGICCLLGLGVFYNDWLSFTGG